In the genome of Massilia sp. PAMC28688, one region contains:
- a CDS encoding multifunctional CCA addition/repair protein, with protein MQTYIVGGAVRDSLLGIPVQDHDWVVVGATPEDMLAKGFRPVGKDFPVFLHPGTHEEYALARTERKTAPGYRGFVFHTSPDVTLEEDLVRRDLTINAIARAPDGALVDPFGGQADIQARVFRHVSDAFLEDPVRILRLARFAARFPDFTVAPETAALMRSMVEQGEVDALVAERVWQEVARGLMEQQPSRMFEVLRSCGALARIMPELDRLWGVPQPPAHHPEIDTGLHIMLVIDYAAQQGYDLCVRFAALTHDLGKGVTPAAQWPRHHGHEQLGLDLIRAVCERLKVPTECRDLALVTAREHGNVSRALELRANTLVKLFERCDGFRKPQRFAQMLQAAECDFRGRAGDGIDFRERPFPQAPYLLAALDAARAVNAGDVAARCGDDKARIPLAVHAARVSAVKQLVRHSDDGDEAADAEGG; from the coding sequence ATGCAGACCTATATCGTGGGCGGCGCCGTGCGCGACAGCCTGCTCGGAATCCCGGTGCAGGACCACGACTGGGTGGTCGTGGGCGCGACGCCCGAGGACATGCTGGCCAAGGGGTTTCGCCCGGTGGGCAAGGATTTTCCCGTGTTCCTGCATCCCGGGACGCACGAGGAATATGCCCTGGCGCGCACCGAGCGCAAGACCGCGCCCGGCTATCGCGGCTTCGTGTTCCACACCTCGCCCGACGTCACGCTGGAAGAGGACCTGGTGCGGCGCGACCTGACCATCAACGCCATCGCGCGCGCGCCCGACGGCGCCCTGGTCGACCCCTTCGGCGGCCAGGCCGACATACAGGCCAGGGTGTTTCGACACGTGTCCGACGCCTTTCTGGAAGACCCGGTGCGCATCCTGCGCCTGGCCCGTTTTGCCGCGCGCTTCCCGGACTTTACGGTGGCGCCGGAGACCGCCGCGCTGATGCGAAGCATGGTCGAGCAGGGCGAAGTCGACGCCCTGGTGGCCGAGCGCGTGTGGCAGGAAGTGGCGCGCGGGCTGATGGAGCAGCAGCCTTCGCGCATGTTCGAGGTGCTGCGCTCCTGCGGGGCGCTGGCGCGCATCATGCCGGAGCTGGACCGCCTGTGGGGCGTGCCGCAGCCGCCGGCCCACCATCCGGAAATCGACACCGGCCTGCACATCATGCTTGTCATCGACTACGCCGCGCAGCAGGGCTACGACCTGTGCGTGCGCTTTGCCGCCCTGACGCACGACCTGGGCAAGGGTGTGACGCCAGCCGCCCAGTGGCCGCGCCATCACGGCCACGAGCAACTGGGGCTGGACCTGATCAGGGCCGTGTGCGAGCGCTTGAAAGTGCCGACCGAATGCCGCGACCTGGCCCTCGTCACCGCGCGCGAGCACGGCAACGTCAGCCGCGCGCTGGAGCTGCGCGCCAATACCCTGGTCAAGCTGTTCGAGCGCTGCGACGGCTTTCGCAAGCCGCAGCGCTTTGCCCAGATGCTGCAGGCTGCCGAATGCGACTTTCGCGGCCGCGCGGGGGACGGGATCGATTTTCGCGAGCGCCCGTTTCCGCAGGCGCCCTACCTGCTCGCCGCGCTCGATGCCGCGCGCGCCGTCAATGCCGGCGACGTGGCGGCGCGCTGCGGCGACGACAAGGCGCGCATTCCGCTGGCCGTGCACGCGGCGCGCGTGTCGGCGGTCAAGCAGCTGGTGCGCCACAGCGACGACGGCGACGAGGCGGCCGATGCCGAGGGCGGGTGA
- a CDS encoding glutathione S-transferase family protein, with amino-acid sequence MQTTQLDPILSQTLTDAKNAGLTLVIGNKNYSSWSMRPWVAMVGFGIPFNEVRVLLDQPDTANRIAEYSGAGRVPVLLAGEMTIWDSLAICEYLAEQFPEKHMWPQDVAARAMARSVTCEMHSGFSGLRSAMSMSIRSHLPGRGRTPEAQGDIGRISEIWEECLSRFGHHQYLFGDFSIADAFFAPVVMRFRTYGVALAPALQAYCDRMQAHPAVARWVSEALAETESAAFHDDEIGGKP; translated from the coding sequence ATGCAAACGACCCAACTCGATCCCATCCTGTCGCAAACGCTCACCGACGCCAAGAATGCCGGACTGACCCTTGTCATCGGCAACAAGAACTATTCATCCTGGTCCATGCGGCCGTGGGTGGCCATGGTCGGCTTCGGCATCCCCTTCAATGAAGTCAGGGTGCTGCTTGACCAGCCCGATACCGCCAACCGCATCGCCGAGTATTCCGGCGCCGGGCGTGTGCCGGTGCTGCTGGCGGGCGAGATGACGATCTGGGACAGCCTGGCGATCTGCGAGTATCTTGCCGAACAGTTCCCGGAAAAGCATATGTGGCCGCAGGACGTGGCAGCGCGCGCCATGGCGCGCTCGGTCACCTGCGAAATGCACAGCGGCTTTTCCGGCCTGCGCAGCGCCATGTCGATGAGCATTCGCAGCCACCTGCCGGGCCGCGGCCGCACCCCCGAAGCGCAGGGCGACATCGGCCGCATCAGCGAGATCTGGGAAGAATGCCTGTCGCGCTTTGGCCACCATCAGTACCTGTTTGGCGACTTCTCCATTGCCGACGCGTTCTTCGCGCCGGTGGTGATGCGCTTTCGCACCTACGGCGTGGCCCTGGCGCCGGCGCTGCAGGCTTACTGCGACCGCATGCAGGCCCACCCGGCCGTGGCGCGCTGGGTCAGCGAAGCGCTGGCCGAAACGGAAAGTGCCGCCTTTCACGATGACGAAATCGGCGGCAAGCCATGA
- a CDS encoding complex I NDUFA9 subunit family protein: MQHTTMQLSAMPATVVVFGGSGFIGSHLVARLSAAGMRVIVPTRRYERTKHLIFLPRVEVVQADIADNSVLRGLLQRADAAINLVGVLHSRRAMPYGEQFRRAHVELPRRIVAACADAGVKRYLHMSALGAAADGPSMYQRSKADGEIAARSAPTVAATIFRPSVVFGPGDAFLNTFARLQKYLPFIPLAGADTDFQPIYVGDVAQAFVNALGELKTRHQVYHLGGPQIYSLAELVRLAGRYSGHPRPVFALPDALARLQAGFFELLPGDPVISRDNLDSMKVDNVVDPAIQATTAQALGIKLTPLEAVAPHYLTPAARMDDFRARAGR; the protein is encoded by the coding sequence ATGCAGCACACGACCATGCAATTGAGCGCCATGCCCGCCACGGTGGTGGTCTTTGGCGGCAGCGGTTTCATTGGCAGCCACCTGGTGGCGCGCCTGTCGGCAGCGGGGATGCGCGTGATCGTCCCCACCCGGCGCTATGAGCGCACCAAGCACCTCATCTTCCTGCCGCGGGTGGAAGTGGTGCAGGCCGACATTGCCGACAACAGCGTGCTGCGCGGCTTGCTGCAGCGTGCCGACGCCGCCATCAATCTGGTGGGTGTGCTCCACTCCCGCCGCGCGATGCCGTATGGCGAACAGTTCCGCCGTGCCCATGTGGAGCTGCCGCGGCGCATCGTTGCAGCCTGCGCCGATGCGGGCGTCAAGCGCTACCTGCACATGAGCGCCCTGGGCGCCGCCGCCGACGGGCCATCCATGTACCAGCGCTCCAAGGCCGATGGTGAAATCGCCGCCCGCTCGGCGCCCACCGTCGCCGCCACCATTTTCCGGCCCTCGGTCGTGTTCGGGCCGGGCGACGCCTTTCTCAACACCTTTGCGCGCCTGCAGAAATACCTGCCTTTCATCCCCCTGGCCGGGGCGGACACTGACTTCCAGCCCATTTACGTGGGCGATGTGGCGCAAGCCTTTGTCAATGCCCTGGGCGAGCTCAAGACGCGCCACCAGGTCTACCATCTGGGCGGGCCCCAGATTTATTCGCTGGCCGAGCTGGTGCGCCTGGCCGGACGCTACAGCGGCCACCCGCGGCCCGTGTTTGCCTTGCCCGACGCCCTGGCGCGGCTCCAGGCCGGGTTTTTCGAGCTGCTGCCGGGCGACCCCGTCATCAGCCGCGACAATCTCGATTCCATGAAGGTGGACAACGTGGTCGACCCGGCCATCCAGGCCACTACCGCCCAGGCACTGGGAATCAAGCTCACGCCGCTGGAGGCGGTGGCCCCGCATTACCTGACGCCGGCGGCCCGCATGGACGACTTCCGGGCCCGTGCCGGGCGCTGA
- a CDS encoding lytic transglycosylase domain-containing protein: protein MSLPKLLTGAVLAGSCILPALAQLAPADSAAADEAFAELRDAARRGDSVKAETLAARLQQYALPSYVDYYRLKARMPAVTPDEVRAFLARHQGTAIADRMRNDWLLELGRVRDWVNFDQQYPLFVLDDDLQVKCYALMSRLARQETVAEEARLLLTNPPGYGDACNGLMAALAQAGQFSADDLLVQLRLAGETASTGPARRAAELLGVTDTRAAQAVDFPALAMARGIGTTRAEHEVYLVAISRMARSSLPLALVAFEKNLPLLSPQEQAIGWAVLAHAASIKLEPEAYLYWQRSAGAPLSHEQMQWKTRIALRKLDWKTVRDTIEAMPASLRRQPVWVYWLARALQTDPATAPEVVPAMYRSIADQTHFYGQLALEELGQLITIPPPGPAVTAAEQAAIAANPALQRALKFFSLRMRLEGLREWNWETRKFSERELLAAAELARRHDILDRMVYTSERTRTQFDYTQRFPSPHNEILTPTTEELGLDKAWVYGLIRQESRFIMDARSSAGAGGLMQVMPGTARDVARRIGLDFVKEKLTDLRTNLLLGSNYLNMVLQSAGGSQPLASAAYNAGPGRMRTWRRKLEQPMEGAIFAESIPFLETRVYVKNVMANATNYAALFENKPQSLKARLGTISSSTAPPSDLP, encoded by the coding sequence ATGTCTTTGCCGAAATTACTGACCGGCGCCGTACTCGCCGGATCCTGCATCCTGCCGGCGCTGGCCCAGCTGGCGCCGGCCGACAGTGCCGCCGCCGACGAAGCCTTTGCCGAGCTGCGCGACGCGGCCCGCCGCGGCGACAGCGTCAAGGCTGAAACGCTGGCCGCCCGCCTGCAGCAATATGCGCTGCCTTCCTATGTTGACTATTATCGTCTGAAAGCGCGCATGCCGGCAGTGACGCCCGACGAAGTGCGCGCCTTCCTGGCCCGCCACCAGGGCACGGCCATTGCCGACCGCATGCGCAATGACTGGCTGCTGGAACTGGGCCGGGTGCGCGACTGGGTCAATTTTGACCAGCAATACCCGCTGTTCGTGCTTGACGACGACTTGCAGGTCAAGTGCTACGCCCTCATGTCGCGCCTGGCCAGACAGGAAACCGTGGCCGAGGAAGCGCGATTATTGCTGACCAATCCACCCGGCTACGGCGACGCCTGCAATGGCCTCATGGCCGCGCTGGCCCAGGCCGGCCAGTTCAGCGCCGACGACTTGCTGGTCCAGCTGCGCCTGGCGGGGGAGACGGCCAGTACCGGCCCGGCCCGCCGCGCAGCCGAGCTGCTGGGCGTGACCGACACCCGCGCCGCCCAGGCCGTGGACTTCCCGGCCCTGGCCATGGCACGCGGGATTGGCACTACCCGCGCCGAACACGAGGTCTACCTGGTGGCGATCAGCCGCATGGCCCGTTCCAGCCTGCCGCTGGCACTGGTGGCGTTTGAAAAAAACCTGCCCTTGCTCTCGCCCCAGGAACAGGCGATCGGCTGGGCCGTGCTGGCCCATGCGGCGTCCATCAAACTGGAACCGGAGGCCTATCTGTACTGGCAGCGCAGCGCCGGCGCGCCCCTCAGCCACGAACAGATGCAGTGGAAAACGCGCATTGCGCTGCGCAAGCTCGACTGGAAAACCGTGCGCGACACCATCGAGGCCATGCCCGCGTCGCTGCGCAGGCAGCCGGTGTGGGTGTACTGGCTGGCGCGCGCGCTGCAGACCGATCCGGCCACCGCGCCCGAGGTGGTCCCGGCCATGTACCGCAGCATTGCCGACCAGACCCATTTTTACGGCCAGCTGGCGCTGGAAGAGCTGGGCCAGCTGATTACCATCCCGCCGCCCGGCCCGGCCGTGACGGCAGCCGAACAGGCGGCCATTGCGGCCAACCCGGCCCTGCAGCGCGCGCTGAAGTTTTTCAGCCTGCGCATGCGGCTGGAAGGCTTGCGCGAGTGGAACTGGGAAACGCGCAAGTTCAGCGAACGCGAGCTGCTGGCCGCGGCCGAGCTGGCGCGCCGCCACGATATCCTCGACCGCATGGTCTACACATCCGAGCGCACCCGTACCCAGTTTGACTACACCCAGCGCTTCCCGTCACCCCACAACGAAATCCTGACCCCGACCACCGAGGAACTGGGCCTGGACAAGGCCTGGGTGTATGGCCTGATCCGCCAGGAATCGCGCTTCATCATGGATGCGCGCTCCAGTGCCGGGGCCGGCGGCCTGATGCAGGTCATGCCCGGCACCGCGCGCGACGTGGCACGCCGCATCGGGCTTGACTTCGTCAAGGAAAAGCTGACCGACCTGCGCACCAACCTGCTGCTGGGCTCCAATTACCTCAACATGGTGCTGCAAAGCGCCGGTGGCTCCCAGCCGCTGGCCAGCGCCGCCTACAATGCCGGTCCCGGCCGCATGCGCACCTGGCGCCGCAAGCTCGAGCAGCCCATGGAAGGGGCCATTTTCGCCGAGTCCATTCCCTTCCTGGAAACGCGCGTGTACGTCAAGAACGTGATGGCCAACGCCACCAATTATGCGGCCCTGTTCGAGAACAAGCCGCAATCGCTCAAGGCGCGACTGGGCACTATTTCATCGAGCACTGCGCCGCCCAGCGATCTGCCTTAA
- a CDS encoding 5-formyltetrahydrofolate cyclo-ligase, translating to MNDGPDKAVLRKQLLARRALIDADDKARRDAIIGARVLAWVQAQQIRQLGVYWPLRGEPALLPTYTALAAQGVQLALPVVVARDAALGFASWQPGEAMTKDQMGVTIPAALRMLARPPALLVPCLGFNGGHFRLGYGGGYYDRTLEPRPRPLAAGVAYACLLADFASAPHDVALDLVITD from the coding sequence ATGAATGACGGGCCTGACAAGGCTGTTTTGCGAAAGCAACTACTGGCGCGGCGGGCGCTGATCGATGCCGATGACAAGGCCCGGCGTGATGCCATCATCGGTGCGCGCGTGCTGGCATGGGTGCAGGCTCAGCAGATACGGCAGCTGGGCGTGTACTGGCCGCTGCGGGGCGAGCCTGCCCTGCTGCCCACCTACACGGCACTGGCCGCGCAAGGCGTGCAGCTGGCGCTGCCGGTGGTGGTGGCGCGCGATGCCGCGCTGGGCTTTGCCAGCTGGCAGCCGGGCGAAGCCATGACGAAGGACCAGATGGGGGTCACCATTCCCGCCGCCCTGCGCATGCTCGCGCGCCCGCCTGCGCTGCTGGTGCCCTGCCTAGGTTTTAATGGCGGGCACTTCCGGCTCGGTTACGGCGGCGGCTACTACGACCGTACGCTGGAACCCAGGCCACGGCCGCTGGCGGCGGGCGTGGCGTATGCGTGCCTGCTGGCCGACTTTGCCAGCGCGCCCCATGATGTCGCGCTGGACCTGGTCATTACCGACTAG
- the metF gene encoding methylenetetrahydrofolate reductase [NAD(P)H] yields MNTQNFSIEFYPPKSAEGADKLRIARGKLAQLDPKYFSVTFGAGGSTQQGTLDTVLEILGEGHDAAPHLSCVGGSRQSIRDILQQFQSHGIRRLVALRGDLPSGYGGGGELRYASELVEFIRAETGDWFHIEVAAYPEVHPQARSPQDDLQNFARKVQAGADAAITQYFYNADAYFAFMDQVSKLGIDVPVVPGIMPIINYTQLMRFSDMCGAEIPRWVRLKLASYGDDSASIKAFGLDVVTQLCERLLAGGAPGLHFYSMNQAAATTAIWQRLAKA; encoded by the coding sequence ATGAATACGCAAAATTTCAGTATCGAGTTCTATCCGCCCAAGTCGGCCGAAGGCGCCGACAAGCTGCGCATTGCGCGCGGCAAGCTGGCCCAGCTCGATCCCAAGTATTTTTCCGTCACCTTTGGCGCCGGCGGCAGCACCCAGCAGGGCACCCTCGACACGGTGCTGGAAATCCTGGGCGAGGGGCATGACGCCGCCCCCCACCTGTCCTGCGTGGGCGGCTCGCGCCAGTCCATCCGCGACATCTTGCAGCAATTTCAGTCGCACGGCATCCGCCGCCTCGTGGCCCTGCGCGGCGACTTGCCAAGCGGCTATGGTGGCGGTGGCGAACTGCGCTACGCAAGCGAGCTGGTGGAATTCATCCGCGCCGAAACGGGCGACTGGTTCCACATCGAAGTGGCGGCCTATCCGGAAGTCCATCCCCAGGCCCGTTCGCCCCAGGATGACTTGCAAAACTTCGCGCGCAAGGTGCAGGCTGGCGCCGATGCCGCCATCACCCAGTATTTCTACAATGCCGACGCTTACTTTGCCTTCATGGACCAGGTGAGCAAACTGGGCATCGACGTACCCGTCGTGCCCGGCATCATGCCGATCATCAACTACACCCAGTTGATGCGCTTTTCCGACATGTGCGGCGCCGAAATTCCGCGCTGGGTACGCCTGAAGCTGGCCAGCTACGGCGACGACAGCGCCTCGATCAAGGCCTTTGGCCTCGATGTGGTGACCCAGCTGTGCGAACGCCTGCTCGCCGGCGGCGCCCCGGGCCTGCACTTTTACAGCATGAACCAGGCCGCCGCCACCACGGCCATCTGGCAGCGTCTGGCCAAAGCCTAG
- a CDS encoding phage holin family protein, with amino-acid sequence MKLLITWLINAAALFALPYLMSSVKVTNITSALIAALVLGLVNTLIRPILVLLTLPVTFLTLGLFILVINALLFWAVASFVDGVQVNGFVSAFFASILYSIISWALAALILK; translated from the coding sequence ATGAAACTCCTGATTACCTGGCTGATCAACGCAGCCGCCCTGTTTGCCCTGCCTTACCTGATGAGTTCGGTAAAGGTGACCAATATTACCTCCGCCCTGATTGCGGCCCTCGTGCTGGGCCTGGTCAACACCCTGATTCGTCCCATCCTCGTGCTGCTGACCCTGCCGGTCACCTTCCTGACGCTGGGCTTGTTCATCCTGGTCATCAATGCCTTGCTGTTCTGGGCCGTGGCCTCCTTTGTCGACGGGGTCCAGGTCAATGGCTTCGTGTCCGCCTTCTTCGCTTCCATCTTGTACAGCATCATTTCGTGGGCGCTGGCGGCTTTGATCCTGAAATAA
- the ahcY gene encoding adenosylhomocysteinase — MNAVLKSSQDFHIADISLAAWGDKEIKIAETEMPGLMAIREEFAASQPLKGARITGSLHMTIQTAVLIQTLEALGAQVRWASCNIYSTQDHAAAAIAAAGTPVFAVKGETLDEYWEYTHRIFEWPSVNGQPVYSNMILDDGGDATLLLHLGTRAETDPSVLANPGSEEEICLFNSIKARLAQDATWYSKRLPAIMGVTEETTTGVHRLYQMHKEGKLAFPAINVNDSVTKSKFDNLYGCRESLVDGIKRATDVMIAGKVAVIAGYGDVGKGSAQAMRALSAQVWVTEIDPICALQAAMEGYRVVTMDYAAEHGDIFVTATGNYHILTEQHMLAMKDQAIVCNIGHFDNEIDVAALKKYKWENIKPQVDHVIFPDGKRIILLAEGRLVNLGCGTGHPSYVMSSSFANQTIAQIELFANNDKYPVGVYVLPKHLDEKVARLQLKKLNAQLTELTEEQAAYISVKKEGPYKPDHYRY, encoded by the coding sequence ATGAACGCCGTACTCAAATCTTCGCAAGACTTCCACATTGCCGACATCTCCCTGGCCGCCTGGGGTGACAAGGAAATCAAGATCGCAGAAACCGAAATGCCGGGCCTGATGGCCATTCGCGAGGAATTTGCCGCGTCCCAGCCGCTCAAGGGCGCCCGCATCACCGGTTCCCTGCACATGACGATCCAGACCGCCGTGCTGATCCAGACCCTGGAAGCGCTCGGCGCCCAGGTGCGCTGGGCCTCGTGCAATATCTATTCGACCCAGGACCACGCCGCCGCCGCCATTGCTGCCGCCGGCACCCCCGTGTTTGCCGTCAAGGGCGAAACCCTGGATGAATACTGGGAATATACCCACCGCATTTTCGAGTGGCCCAGCGTCAATGGCCAGCCCGTGTACTCCAACATGATCCTCGACGATGGGGGCGACGCCACGCTGCTGCTGCACCTGGGTACGCGCGCCGAAACCGATCCATCGGTGCTGGCCAATCCCGGTTCGGAAGAAGAAATCTGCCTGTTCAATTCCATCAAGGCCCGCCTGGCCCAGGATGCCACCTGGTATTCCAAGCGCTTGCCGGCCATCATGGGCGTGACCGAGGAAACCACCACCGGCGTGCACCGCCTGTACCAGATGCACAAGGAAGGCAAGCTCGCTTTCCCGGCGATTAACGTCAACGATTCCGTCACCAAGTCCAAGTTCGACAACCTGTACGGCTGCCGCGAATCGCTGGTGGACGGCATCAAGCGCGCCACCGACGTCATGATCGCCGGCAAAGTTGCCGTGATTGCCGGTTATGGCGACGTGGGCAAGGGCTCGGCCCAGGCCATGCGCGCCCTGTCGGCCCAGGTGTGGGTCACCGAGATCGATCCGATCTGCGCCCTGCAGGCTGCCATGGAAGGCTACCGCGTGGTGACCATGGATTATGCTGCCGAGCACGGCGACATTTTCGTCACCGCCACCGGCAACTACCACATCCTGACCGAGCAGCACATGCTGGCCATGAAAGACCAGGCCATCGTCTGCAACATCGGCCACTTCGACAATGAAATCGATGTTGCCGCGCTCAAGAAGTACAAGTGGGAAAACATCAAGCCCCAGGTCGACCATGTCATCTTCCCGGACGGCAAGCGCATCATCCTGTTGGCCGAAGGCCGCCTGGTCAACCTGGGTTGCGGCACGGGCCACCCGTCCTACGTGATGAGCTCCTCGTTTGCCAACCAGACCATTGCCCAGATCGAGCTGTTCGCCAACAACGACAAGTACCCGGTCGGCGTCTATGTGCTGCCCAAGCACCTGGACGAAAAGGTGGCGCGCCTGCAGCTCAAGAAGCTCAATGCGCAGCTGACCGAGCTGACCGAAGAACAGGCCGCCTACATCTCGGTCAAGAAGGAAGGCCCGTACAAGCCTGACCACTACCGTTATTAA
- the metK gene encoding methionine adenosyltransferase produces the protein MSNDYLFTSESVSEGHPDKVADQISDAILDAILEQDPRARVAAETLCNTGLVVLAGEITTHANVDYIQVARETIKRIGYDNTEFGIDYRGCAVMVCYDKQSPDIAQGVDEGAGLDLDQGAGDQGLMFGYACDETAELMPAAIHYAHRLVERQSQLRKDGRLPWLRPDAKSQVTLRYLNGRPVGVDTVVLSTQHAPEVSHSQIEEAVIEEIIKKVLPAEWLGSTRYLVNPTGRFVIGGPQGDCGLTGRKIIVDTYGGAAPHGGGAFSGKDPSKVDRSAAYAARYVAKNIVAAGLARQCQVQVSYAIGVAKPINITVYTEGTGVIPDEKIAKLVMEHFDLRPKGIVQMLDLLRPIYRKSAAYGHFGREEPEFTWERTDKVALLRAEAGLS, from the coding sequence ATGTCTAACGATTACCTCTTCACATCCGAGTCTGTTTCCGAAGGCCATCCCGACAAGGTGGCGGACCAGATTTCCGACGCCATTCTCGACGCCATCCTGGAGCAGGATCCCCGCGCCCGCGTGGCCGCCGAGACACTGTGCAACACGGGCCTGGTGGTACTGGCCGGTGAAATCACCACCCACGCCAACGTCGACTATATCCAGGTGGCGCGCGAAACCATCAAGCGCATCGGCTACGACAATACCGAGTTCGGCATTGATTACCGCGGCTGCGCCGTGATGGTGTGCTATGACAAGCAGTCGCCCGATATTGCCCAGGGCGTGGACGAAGGCGCCGGCCTGGACCTTGACCAGGGTGCGGGCGACCAGGGCCTCATGTTCGGCTATGCCTGCGACGAGACGGCCGAACTGATGCCCGCCGCCATCCACTATGCCCACCGCCTGGTGGAGCGCCAGTCCCAGCTGCGCAAGGATGGCCGCCTGCCGTGGCTGCGTCCGGACGCCAAATCCCAGGTCACCTTGCGTTACCTCAATGGCCGTCCGGTGGGCGTCGATACCGTGGTACTGTCCACCCAGCACGCGCCGGAGGTGTCGCACAGCCAGATCGAAGAAGCGGTCATTGAAGAAATCATCAAGAAGGTGCTGCCGGCCGAATGGCTGGGCAGCACGCGCTACCTGGTCAATCCGACCGGGCGCTTCGTCATTGGCGGCCCGCAGGGCGACTGCGGCCTGACCGGGCGCAAGATCATTGTCGACACCTACGGCGGCGCGGCGCCCCACGGCGGCGGCGCCTTTTCCGGCAAGGACCCATCCAAGGTCGACCGTTCAGCCGCCTATGCCGCCCGCTACGTGGCCAAGAATATCGTGGCCGCCGGCCTGGCGCGCCAGTGCCAGGTGCAGGTCAGCTATGCCATTGGCGTGGCCAAGCCGATCAACATCACGGTGTACACCGAAGGCACGGGCGTGATCCCCGACGAAAAGATTGCCAAGCTGGTCATGGAACACTTTGACCTGCGTCCGAAAGGCATTGTCCAGATGCTGGACCTGCTGCGCCCGATTTACCGCAAGAGCGCCGCCTATGGCCACTTCGGCCGCGAAGAGCCGGAGTTCACCTGGGAGCGCACCGACAAGGTAGCCCTGCTGCGCGCCGAAGCCGGCTTGTCGTAA
- a CDS encoding lysophospholipid acyltransferase family protein → MLVHLFRLLSRLPLSILHAIGAALGWLVYLASPSYRRRLRGNLVQAGFGQHLRSAVAESGKAIVELPFVWCADPARVARHATEENWDYVQSVLDSGRGIVFLTPHLGCFEITAQQIALRTALTVMYRPPKKAALKPLIEGARARHNLHLAPANLSGVRILAKCLRRGEPVGVLPDQVPQEGEGVWAPYFGKPAYTMTLPAKLAQLGQAAIILVYAERRARGQGFVVRYVPFDGELSGSAAEQAATINRAMEQLIARCPAQYFWSYNRYKQPDGVAGPDAGMAA, encoded by the coding sequence ATGCTAGTTCACCTTTTCCGCCTGCTGTCCCGGCTCCCCCTTTCCATCCTGCATGCGATCGGCGCGGCCCTGGGCTGGCTCGTTTACCTGGCCTCGCCGTCCTACCGGCGCCGCCTGCGCGGCAACCTGGTGCAGGCCGGCTTCGGGCAGCACTTGCGCAGTGCTGTGGCCGAGTCCGGCAAGGCCATCGTGGAGCTGCCCTTTGTGTGGTGCGCCGATCCGGCGCGGGTGGCGCGCCACGCCACGGAAGAGAACTGGGACTATGTGCAGTCGGTACTCGACAGCGGGCGCGGCATCGTGTTCCTGACCCCGCACCTGGGCTGCTTTGAGATCACGGCCCAGCAAATTGCCCTGCGCACGGCGCTCACCGTCATGTACCGTCCGCCCAAGAAGGCAGCCTTGAAACCCCTGATCGAAGGGGCGCGCGCGCGCCACAACCTGCACCTGGCCCCGGCCAACCTGTCCGGCGTGCGCATCCTGGCCAAATGCCTGCGCCGGGGCGAGCCGGTGGGCGTGCTGCCGGACCAGGTGCCGCAAGAGGGGGAAGGCGTGTGGGCGCCCTACTTCGGCAAGCCGGCCTATACCATGACGCTGCCGGCCAAGCTGGCCCAGCTGGGCCAGGCCGCCATCATCCTCGTGTATGCGGAGCGGCGCGCGCGCGGCCAGGGTTTTGTGGTGCGCTATGTTCCCTTCGATGGCGAACTGAGCGGCAGCGCGGCCGAGCAGGCCGCCACCATCAACCGCGCCATGGAGCAGCTGATCGCACGCTGCCCGGCCCAGTATTTCTGGAGCTATAACCGCTACAAGCAGCCCGATGGCGTGGCCGGGCCCGATGCCGGGATGGCTGCATGA